The DNA region GACACTGAGAATTAAACCAACTGTGAAAACTAACGTCTTAAGACATTATGtgagatatttttgacattttattcgaTGGATTACTAGATTAGAATGAACAAATTGTTATTggcctaaaaattaaaataattgtaaaaactaTTGTCTTAGGGGACAATCTGAGATATTCCATGGATTACTTGAttagaatgaataaatttatttgaaagatgTGATTTTTATTCTATCACAGACCTTTAGAGGCATCCATTTTGAAAGAAGAGAATTCCTATGATgttcatttttcataaaaacatcccaattcatttttctaatgttttagtcataaaaaatgttaatagaaACTATTGCCGGATGACtgagttttttattgtatcttttgatccattattcattaaaatactcCAATGTTTCCATCTTAAATGAGGCCACACTATGTATATGTTATGTAATCTGAAGTTGTCGAGTTACctagttttaaaatgaaatataacttTCAAACATTCAGCTAAACAGATAACCCTGACTTTTAGTAATGTACTCGAGAGATGTTTAAGACTCTTGAGAATTctgtttaaagtttaattttagcaACGTTTTAACCACATTACAACACTTCCTCAGTTAAAccgacaattaaaaatataatacaaaaatgaataTGAGCACTcgtatgatttaaataaatttagattggATAGAGATAAAAAGAAAACGTTGAAATGTCACTTGTTGACATGGTCGGaagtttctattattaaagtaatggCAATCACAAAGTAATGCACTACTTTGAtctttgaattatttctaattctgAGAAATGCTTATACTTTATAACCTGTACCAGATAATTTATGGTTTCAATGACAAAAAAGATAAGAGAATCCctatatttaattacgttttattatatttttgcggCAGAGCAATTTTTTCTTCTAGAAAATCTTTTGTCTTACTTATGAAGAGAAAATTGTCAGCTATTTTTAGCCTACTGACAATTTCTTACCtggacaaattaaataaaataaattatatcagttgaataaaatatttgttgaaattatattaatttttattcgaaaATACCGAAGGGaatatttgtgaaaattttattcaatatgatataatatgattaatatggaatgtttattttcaattacattttattccgtccaaattttaagtttaaatttttaacaataattaaataattaaaaaacgatCTTCGTTGATTCACATATCAGTTTCTTTGAGGAGCAGGTAAACAAACATAATATCCTgccattattcaaattttcccgttacattaaataagaaaCACAAAAGAGGCAGGAAATGACATATGATTATGGTATACACAATTTATCTTAAAGGACACCGAACATTCGAAGAAATGCTTAACTGTCTAGACTTTTTGGCACGAACGTAATTTTTACTCGTGAAATCAATAATCTGGTTTCATTGTAGCATTAGTTCAAGTGaactaataatgaaataatacgggtaaaaattatttaattggataTAAGAGGAAagcgttaattaattataatcctaTCTGTATAAAATCGATAATATtatcagttttatatttttccctGTTTTTTTCGATtcagattaattatttaaatataaattgtcgcattgattaatcatattattaaacCAAGTTCTTTAACAAGTACAaggttttcatttatattttgacaccCACCGAGTTTATTATTAGATGTACACAAAAGTTGTAAGATTTTATCTGTAACGACAGAGTCCGCTAACATTGGAAAAAAACTGTACTGctgtaagatttaaaaatgtgaagaatacttataaaaatgcataaaGCAGATTATTATTCGCTGCAGACATTTTAATtggtgtttattaataaactgatAACTCCAAGctgatttatttcttataagtGCATGGAAGCTCCTTCAGGGAGAACGAACTATTGATTTTCGTATCAaatgttgtaatttataaaactgaattCGATATTTGTTGAAGATAATTGTACACATCTTGTaaatttcatgaaatattttctacttGCACTGTAGTAACTGGGTCACGTTTCTCATCACTCGGTGGAAGAATATGACATTTTATGGCTATCAGTACAGTTTATGTTATCGAAGCCTGCTTGCTGTGTTATGCGGTGGTCCCGTTAtcgtacaatatttaaaatattatcgattttaaataaatttaggcCTACACCTATGCAGGAGATCGTTCACGGATATATAGTACATGCAATACATTGACTTTGGAATGTGGccaaatattttacacaacGGTCTGATTGGAAAAAACGGtgtagtaaaaaaaaattatgtcacgtagcaatttttatattactaataatgGGGGACTCACCTCTTTTGGAGACAAAATGGAAATGTAATCTTCGTATATTTTTCTTGCCTTCTCTTCAACCACTTCGGGGTTACTTTCTCGTTTCAATTCTTCGCAGGCAAGCCAAAACAGAATGTTCTCCTCGGAGTACTCGCCCCGTAAAAAGTCGCGGAATATTTCTCTACCAGCTGGAATTGGATCACacccaaatttattaaaacgattgattgataaaaaaagtaaaggtAAATACCTGGACTTCGCATTAACTTGTCGAACGATCTTCCCCagctttttatttcttctaatgtTGGTCTGGAACAAAGACGAAATTCACAACTAAACAAATCAGCACCAAAAAATGACGTGTGTAACTTACGGCGGATTTTGTTCACAGTTGTCATTTGATGGTCTCGATGGTCCATTTTCTTCCGGCCTATTGGGGTTAGTGCTGCAAAGAAAAATGAACCATTAACCCACACCGACAACATTTCCCTGCAAGGCGAACACCAATTCATACCAGGGACATTTGCAGCAACAGCACCAGAGACAACAGGGTTTTGGTCGAAGTGGTGTTCCCTGCGGTCCGGATTGGGGACCATTCTGAGGTGGTCCCGGTCCAATTGTGCGACGTGAGTTGGGCGACGTTGTTAGATTGGTATTGCTTGAGCCACGCAATCTACATAGTGCCGTGGCACCGCTTGTTCCCGTCGTACTTGTTGTCGTTTGTCCCCTATTTTCGGTCACACGCTCAGTGACACTACAAGACATCTGAAACAAAACGTTCTATTGTCTATCGGGCTGGAGTGGCGTTTCAGAGGATGCAGTACCCAAGAGCTTTccaattagttttaatgtaGCCGAGTCTGAATGTGTTTTTGGGGTGAGAAGTGCATCCATTACCATCGCCTATATGTATGTAATTCTTAATGTGTTTCAGCACAGCAagtgtaatttgtttaaatggaCTGGAGCGGCGGTAAGAAAAATGGGGAaggtataattttgatatgtcTCAAAAACGGCAAAGCCtgtaattgatttttgagGGAAAGAGACAAGCTGCGTGAACAACTCAGAACAtgcaatatttatgtttttcactGATTATAGTAGCGTTAttaggataaaataaaaactattgattttgtactatttataaatgtttattcaatAACGTGGCTTTATCTCTTCCCGGGATACTTTTCTTAACCTAAAACTTATGGCTAAATccctcaattaataaaaactaaataatcggtataaatataaataattaacagtcgttttccatttaaaataaattataaataaatttatttacgtaacgatctgaattaaaaattaaattggggCACTCtcatattacattatttcctCCATTTTTCAATTCCCAacggaaaattaattaagggaATCAGGCGTATTGACAAACaagcattatttaatttacattaatattcttaaagtttacctttctttaatattaaaacattcctTAAGTAAAAAAAGTGTAAACACAGAGAGATTTTTAGGGTTACTAACCGTTCTTTTTGAAGTCAaattcgtttaattaaatgccaaattaaatatgaatttatgagatgtattttttctttttaatgtccaaattaaaataaaaattatatattaataaattttagatattaaaattttaattgaaattaaatttttgtttgtaatattatgaaaatatgatgTTTAAAGTTGAAGCACTGAACTACATTTAAAACTCACTCTAATTATATCCATcagttagtatttaattaaaaatattattaaatatttataaattaatttta from Aethina tumida isolate Nest 87 chromosome 1, icAetTumi1.1, whole genome shotgun sequence includes:
- the LOC109609494 gene encoding regulator of G-protein signaling 20, yielding MSCSVTERVTENRGQTTTSTTGTSGATALCRLRGSSNTNLTTSPNSRRTIGPGPPQNGPQSGPQGTPLRPKPCCLWCCCCKCPCTNPNRPEENGPSRPSNDNCEQNPPPTLEEIKSWGRSFDKLMRSPAGREIFRDFLRGEYSEENILFWLACEELKRESNPEVVEEKARKIYEDYISILSPKEVSLDACVREIVNRNMVEPTPHTFDDAQSQIYTLMHRDSYPRFVNSPLYRGLSQQTSGGTSGVSTATAMVSASSERDQDG